One Aegilops tauschii subsp. strangulata cultivar AL8/78 chromosome 7, Aet v6.0, whole genome shotgun sequence genomic window carries:
- the LOC109733083 gene encoding very-long-chain 3-oxoacyl-CoA reductase 1-like, producing the protein MVASVWFFFWLASLGALQVFALSIRLLANLVLFLRRPKDLRRTYGAWAVVTGPTSGIGRAMSLELARSGLNLVLVGRDPTRLREISETISRTYAMQTKTVLFDFSLVSTAQGDEAMSRLREAVAGLNVGVLVNNAGVAKPGAVYLHEVDVEAWVRMIRVNVLALTEVTAEVLPGMVRRGRGAVVNIGSGSGSVLPSHPLYSVYVATKRYVAEFSRSLSVEYQSACIDVQCQIPFIVETNMVSSAVKNSFFVRPWVLSPDAYARAAVRWIGHGTLCIPNFAHRLQWWFTCLFPDSFKDMNLLKRNLQHRAIFRRIKPLRETRANSRE; encoded by the exons ATGGTTGCGTCGGTATGGTTCTTCTTCTGGCTGGCCTCCCTCGGTGCCCTACAAGTTTTCGCTCTCAGCATACGCCTCCTCGCCAATCTCGTGCTCTTCCTGCGCCGGCCCAAGGATCTCCGTCGCACATACGGAGCCTGGGCTGTCGTCACCGGGCCGACATCAGGCATCGGACGTGCCATGTCCCTGGAGCTCGCACGGTCTGGCCTCAATCTTGTCCTCGTCGGTCGTGACCCCACCAGACTCCGCGAGATCTCCGAAACAATCTCTAGGACATATGCCATGCAGACCAAGACCGTGTTGTTCGATTTCTCCCTCGTATCCACTGCGCAAG GCGACGAGGCGATGAGTCGCCTCCGGGAGGCCGTGGCGGGACTGAATGTAGGGGTGCTGGTGAACAACGCTGGGGTGGCGAAGCCGGGCGCGGTGTACCTCCACGAGGTGGACGTGGAAGCGTGGGTGAGGATGATACGCGTGAACGTACTGGCGCTAACGGAGGTGACAGCCGAGGTGCTGCCAGGGATGGTGCGGCGGGGCAGGGGTGCAGTCGTAAACATCGGCTCGGGCTCAGGATCGGTCCTTCCCTCCCACCCTCTCTACTCTGTCTACGTCGCCACCAAACGGTACGTCGCAGAGTTCTCCAGGAGTCTCTCCGTGGAGTACCAGAGCGCATGCATCGATGTGCAATGCCAG ATCCCATTCATTGTGGAGACAAACATGGTGTCGAGCGCCGTGAAGAACAGCTTCTTTGTTCGCCCATGGGTGCTGAGCCCGGACGCCTACGCGCGCGCGGCGGTGCGCTGGATCGGGCACGGGACGCTGTGCATACCCAACTTCGCCCACCGCCTCCAGTGGTGGTTCACCTGTCTCTTCCCGGACTCCTTCAAAGACATGAACCTCCTGAAGCGGAATTTGCAGCACAGAGCCATCTTTAGGAGGATCAAGCCGTTGAGGGAAACGCGGGCGAACTCACGGGAGTGA